The following coding sequences lie in one Spinacia oleracea cultivar Varoflay chromosome 1, BTI_SOV_V1, whole genome shotgun sequence genomic window:
- the LOC110804266 gene encoding zinc finger CCCH domain-containing protein 62: protein MAKSHGNAQNPIELEEDDYTEMEDSDYDEFDSDDSEEDPSYIHALDKAQSNFINLSVNSRDDDEISVTEETSAPKLGIKDIKDLEEIQKVIDGGLVEKLKVEQCKVYLRKHGLRLTGKKDTLIQRIKEHSEILNGGGEKKYPPSSFVLNCKGDACMGDIVMFEQTVYEGFSIVSRSATGPPCGKRIVAGRIVKESYGAAKQQHTFTVEVLWSKGQKPLPPLHPLLIKGRNLYRLNTLRQRWEDESERQRVLNEKHSRGNAARSNREVRIQKKISRKELKGTRNATDHISNHDSRNVESKAQKKQTVVKKTQQQQQQQQQQIKVDKENLYAGLPMLQPSQQNKPSMPPSDLHRVPTSRVCFAFKDQNSSLSHHGPPQLQHSRPQLQQHSRQQYYMEYNKNSVQPPNSFQQKASSTSTCNFSQRPMSRFSENESFITSAHYIMALSNNYQHPQHGQNHQQQLCRHYPKGRCYYGTRCKFLHVSDRN, encoded by the exons ATGGCGAAATCTCACGGAAATGCTCAAAACCCCATTGAATTAGAAGAAGATGACTATACTGAAATGGAAGATTCCGATTACGATGAATTTGATTCAGATGATTCTGAAGAAGACCCTTCCTACATTCATGCTCTTGATAAAGCTCAATCCAATTTCATCAATCTATCAGTCAATTCAAG AGATGATGATGAGATCTCAGTTACGGAGGAAACGAGTGCGCCGAAGCTTGGAATCAAAGATATTAAGGATCTTGAGGAAATTCAGAAAGTTATTGACG GTGGGCTGGTAGAGAAATTGAAGGTGGAACAATGTAAGGTGTATTTGAGGAAACATGGGTTGAGATTGACTGGGAAGAAAGACACCCTTATTCAAAGAATTAAGGAGCATTCAGA GATTCTAAATGGGGGAGGAGAAAAAAAGTACCCACCATCAAGCTTTGTGTTGAACTGCAAGG GTGATGCCTGTATGGGGGACATTGTGATGTTTGAACAAACTGTTTATGAAGG GTTCAGTATCGTCTCAAGGAGTGCTACTGGCCCTCCATGCGGTAAAAGAATAGTTGCTGGTCGTATTGTGAAAGAAAGTTATGGTGCTGCCAAGCAGCAGCATACATTTACT GTTGAAGTTTTATGGAGTAAAGGCCAAAAACCACTGCCTCCACTTCATCCCCTTCTAATTAAGGGCAGAAACCTCTACAGATTAAACACATTGAGGCAG AGATGGGAAGACGAATCTGAAAGACAGCGAGTTTTGAACGAAAAGCACAGCAGGGGTAATGCAGCTCGCTCAAATAGAGAAGTCCGAATTCAGAAAAAGATATCCAGGAAGGAACTCAAAGGCACCAG AAATGCAACAGATCATATCTCCAACCATGATTCAAGAAATGTAGAAAGCAAGGCTCAGAAGAAACAAACAGTGGTAAAGAAaacacaacagcagcagcagcagcagcagcagcaaattAAAGTAGATAAAGAGAATTTATATGCAGGGTTACCTATGTTACAGCCATCCCAGCAGAATAAACCAAGCATGCCACCTTCTGATTTACACCGAGTGCCAACTTCACGAGTGTGCTTTGCATTCAAAGATCAAAATTCATCTCTATCTCACCATGGCCCTCCACAACTTCAGCATAGCAGACCACAGTTACAACAACATTCAAGACAACAGTATTATATGGAGTACAACAAGAATTCTGTTCAACCACCTAACTCATTCCAGCAGAAAGCATCAAGCACATCAACCTGCAACTTCAGTCAGAGGCCAATGTCACGTTTTTCTGAAAATGAGAGCTTCATAACTTCTGCCCACTATATTATGGCGTTATCAAATAATTATCAGCACCCTCAGCACGGTCAAAATCATCAGCAGCAGCTGTGTCGTCACTATCCTAAAGGCAGGTGCTACTATGGTACTCGCTGCAAGTTTTTGCACGTGTCTGATAGGAACTAA